The DNA sequence CGTTTGCCACCGTAATGCCGTAGTAATTGGCGGGATCAATTGTTTGCCCAACAATCTGCCAATCGGCGTTGGGAGCCTGGGCCTGGCTCGCACCCGGTAAGCAGGACATCAGCCATAGCAGGCAATAGAAAAGAAAATTTTGTCTCATGGGTGTACTTAAGATGAAATAAAGCATAAAAATAATTCTATTTCATCTCATTCTTCCTTCAGCAGTCTATCTTCCTTATTCAGGATTGTACGTTAGCTGAAGAACCAGTGCCTGAGCCCCGTCCTGGTTGGCCCGCTGCCAGCCCACAGATAATGGAAAATGCTTCAAAGCGTACACCTCCACCCCCACGATGAGCTGTCCCATGCTGTGCTGACCCGATATCCAGTCGCCCAGCAGATGAACTTTCTGGTAGAAGATACCGGCATCGAAACCAGCCTGATAGCCAGATCTGCGCCCTTCGCCGGCATACCGCGAGTTGGCGGTGTAGACGCCCATCGACCAGTTATAGTGCTCGTCGTGGACCGATCCGGCTACATGAGCGTATACATACCCCACCAGTCGACTGGTCGTTCGGGGGGTGAGGTTCATACCGCCCTGCCCGCCGATGGCGACTTCAATATTTTTTGTAATATCGAAGGCTTTCTGACTATTCAGAAGTAACAGAGGCCCGTAAGCCTCCTGAACCGTTGAGTCGTTCAGCGTGAACCGGCGTTCCGAGGGCAGGTAATCGAGGTTGTATACGTTTAGTCCAATTTCCCACTCACGGCCCAGTCCGTAGTTGACCGTTGTACCCGACCGAAACGACTCGCCAAAGCTGACCTGCTGCTGAACTGAAACCTTGTGTTTTTCGACAATATCAGATGAGGGGACGTTAAAGTAGGTTTGCTGCGCCTGAACCTGATATACGGTCAGACAACTGCCCAGGAGGGCAGTCAGAACATAAAGAATTTTCATAGCGTAGTTGAGGTACGATGTTGATTGCTCCAGGAATCGCCTGCTTGGCGCTCAGGGCTATCAGTACAACTGCCGCCCGCTCATCTGGGTTGAGATACTGATAATGCGGTCAGCCTGGCACCCGCTCAGGTCATAAAAAACGCCCGGTTCAGACCGGGCGTTTCAACTTACGTATTCTATAAATGGCTCAGCGGGTGGCCACGGTTGGCTTACGGGTCCGGACTTTCTGGATCACCCACTGCCCTACTTTTTCACCTTCTACCTGTCCATTCGTCATTGCCGAACGGTAGTGGATACCCCCGTACAGCCGGCTGATAGATGCTTCGTCGGCCGCTTCCCGGAACGATTTGAACGACCGGACACCATGCCCGAATTTAAACTCCGTCGAATCGGTAAAAGCAACATTATCGCCCATAAGGTTCGTTAACACCGTAGCAGCCGCCGTCGAGATGACGCTGTGTCCACTCGGATACTCCGGGAAAGGCGGTGTTTGCAGAAAAGGCGTCCACTGGGGATCGATGTGCTTATTGATAACCGTTTCAGGACGCACTGTGTTGGTACGGTATTTTTCGTCCCAGCACGAGATGAATCCATCGGTCAGCGCAAACGATGTTAAGGCGTAGGCTTCTACCAACGGCATCAGGGTTAATTTTTTTTGCCGGGCAACGGTTTGTGCGATAGCCAGCCAATGACCACCGGGCGTCATTTTTTTGGAGGCAAACATGACGTGCCCCGCTACGTTCATGACAAACGCATTATCGTCCCAGAAATAGGCAATATCCTGTTGCTGCTTGCTCAACTGCTTTCCTGTCTCATAAACCTCCTGCAATTCTTTCTGGTAAGGACTGCCTTTGGTGAGCGTATACGGGTAAGGACGGGGAGGCATGAACTGGTTGCAGGTATCCATAGCCCAGCAGCGCAGCTTGTTCCATTGCGGTTCAGCCGCGTCCATATATGCCGGGGGTGTAGGCACCCACGTTCCGTCGGCGTTGGTAACAGTATGTTTGAAGCCGCGGGTTTGTTTGTAATTGTCTTTGGCCGCGTAGTCGAGAACGTGTTTGGCAACGGCTTCGCCATAAGCCATAGAACGGTCATAAACTTCATCGGGAACACCGTCTTTCTTGTACTGCTCGTAGAACGGCTTCTCAAACTCGTCGTAGAACTCAGCCGAGAACGTCAGCGCACGGGCAACGGTCAGAAAGGCGCGGGCGCTGGCCAGTGGAAAACAGTAGT is a window from the Spirosoma rigui genome containing:
- a CDS encoding vanadium-dependent haloperoxidase; this translates as MNALVRYGCLLVLLTLGFAGCQKPATPAEYNAKAANPEYYNAALNKLTQVVIHDIFSPPVASRIYAYANLAGYEALTPFDPNYESLGSKLKRFQTGPQPEAGKDYCFPLASARAFLTVARALTFSAEFYDEFEKPFYEQYKKDGVPDEVYDRSMAYGEAVAKHVLDYAAKDNYKQTRGFKHTVTNADGTWVPTPPAYMDAAEPQWNKLRCWAMDTCNQFMPPRPYPYTLTKGSPYQKELQEVYETGKQLSKQQQDIAYFWDDNAFVMNVAGHVMFASKKMTPGGHWLAIAQTVARQKKLTLMPLVEAYALTSFALTDGFISCWDEKYRTNTVRPETVINKHIDPQWTPFLQTPPFPEYPSGHSVISTAAATVLTNLMGDNVAFTDSTEFKFGHGVRSFKSFREAADEASISRLYGGIHYRSAMTNGQVEGEKVGQWVIQKVRTRKPTVATR